A window from Dysidea avara chromosome 2, odDysAvar1.4, whole genome shotgun sequence encodes these proteins:
- the LOC136248240 gene encoding 52 kDa repressor of the inhibitor of the protein kinase-like, whose translation MHCTQECTDSANQQQLSVSVQYVANDKVKESFIGFFELSDGGTGEFIAVTIEKALGSCHLDISLLRGQAYDGASNMAGKYRDCAAIIQNNHPYSYCCSYALNLAVVSSCSLVVVQNLFIVMNKIYKFFDDHPKCQYALNECTSMKVKLLCKTRWLQRIDAFHVFMDMFDSIVQCFDSITNDQSGWFRDALVDAIALSKCLLDFEFIIALIVVERMLERLELMGGSGTDFLKLFYENLVVVIEQMVSELRTLLPVMASYQIKLIEPFNFKRPKEWPHHLTSVKSRQKVYDTVKGKFDSHFVKHRNVIFEHVKFNRRVQQEGEPVDDFIIDLYSLAEHCDYGQLHDQMELSLVSETASCQKNCR comes from the exons ATGCACTGTACTCAGGAGTGTACTGACAGTGCTAATCAGCAGCAGCTATCTGTAtcagtacagtatgtagctaATGATAAGGTGAAGGAGTCATTTATTGGGTTTTTTGAGTTGTCTGATGGAGGGACAGGAGAGTTTATTGCAGTGACCATTGAAAAAGCATTAGGTAGTTGTCATTTAGATATTTCTTTACTGAGGGGACAAGCATATGATGGAGCCAGCAATATGGCTGGAAAGTATAGAGACTGTGCAGCAATCATACAAAATAACCACCCTTATTCTTACTGTTGCTCTTATGCATTAAATCTAGCGGTGGTTAGCTCATGTAGTTTGGTTGTAGTGCAAAATCtcttcattgttatgaataagATTTATAAGTTTTTTGATGATCATCCCAAATGCCAGTATGCTTTGAACGAATGTACCTCAATGAAGGTGAAATTACTATGCAAGACTAGGTGGCTGCAAAGAATTGATGCCTTTCATGTTTTCATGGATATGTTTGATAGCATTGTTCAGTGTTTTGATTCCATTACTAATGACCAGTCAGGATGGTTTCGTGATGCTTTAGTTGATGCTATAGCACTTTCTAAGTGTCTTTTAGATTTTGAGTTTATCATTGCATTGATTGTAGTTGAAag GATGCTTGAAAGGCTCGAATTGATGGGGGGTAGTGGCACAGATTTTTTGAAA TTATTTTATGAGAATCTAGTTGTAGTGATAGAGCAAATGGTGTCAGAATTGAGAACCTTGTTACCAGTCATGGCATCCTACCAGATTAAGCTAATTGAACCATTCAACTTCAAGAGACCTAAAGAATGGCCTCA TCATTTAACCTCAGTGAAGAGCAGGCAAAAAGTCTATGATACAGTAAAAGGCAAGTTTGACTCTCACTTTGTTAAGCACCGCAATGTTATCTTTGAGCATGTCAAATTTAACAGAAGAGTGCAGCAAGAAGGCGAGCCTGTTGATGACTTCATAATTGATCTCTATTCCTTGGCAGAACATTGTGATTATGGACAGTTACATGATCAAATGGAATTGTCATTGGTATCAGAGACAGCCAGCTGTCAGAAAAACTGCAGATGA